Sequence from the Chitinophagales bacterium genome:
CTTGTACTCTTCTGCAGTAACTGTTAATAATTTATTGCCGGGAATTTATTTTCTGGAAATAATCAGTAATGAGGGAACAGTGGTCCAAAAAATTATAAAGCAGTAAGTTGTTATCAATTATAAATTGTATTAATCCGTTCCAGGCCCTGGAACGGATTTTTATTTGAAAGAATAACAGTAATCTTCAGTCAAAGCTTTTGATCTTGTAAGGTCTCAAAGCACTATCTTTGCTACCCTTAAAATCTGTCCTTACAATTGATGGAAGAAACCTATCGGGAAACGCTCACTATTGAACCTTTGGCTTTGCGGGATAGGTTAAGCTTAAAAGCGTCTGATGAAAACCGCCAGGGTGAAGTATACCCGGAATACAGTGAAGAGATGAAGGCTACTCCGTTGCATCGAAAATTTTATATAGAAAGTTATGGCTGCCAGATGAATTTCAGTGATTCGGAAATTGTAGCTTCTATTTTAATGAAGGACAATTTTATTCCGGTTGAAAAATTTCCGGATGCTGATTTAATCCTTATTAATACATGTGCAATACGGGAGAGTGCGGAGCAAAAAATAAGGCAGCGGCTTACTGAATTCAGTAAAGTAAAAAAGAAAAATCCCGATGCATTGATAGGTGTGCTGGGCTGCATGGCAGAAAGGTTGAAATCCAGGCTGCTGGAAGAAGAAAAGATCGTTGACCTTGTTGTAGGTCCGGATGCTTACCGCGATCTTCCATCGCTGATTGCCAGGGCCGAGGACGGACAGAAAATGGTGAATGTTTTACTATCGCGCGAAGAAACTTATGCAGACATTAGTCCTGTACGGTTAAGCAGCAATGGAATTTGCGCATTTATTTCAATAATGCGTGGCTGCAATAATATGTGCTCTTTTTGTGTAGTGCCCCTTACCCGGGGGCGGGAAAGAAGCAGGGATCCTTATTCGATTGTTAAAGAAGCAGAGAACCTTTTTGACCAGGGTTTTCGGGAAGTAACATTACTGGGTCAAAATGTGGATTCTTATTCGTGGAAAAATGAGGTAACAAACGAATCGGTAACCTTCGCGCAGCTATTAATGAAAGTAGCATTAATACATTCTGATTTAAGAGTTCGCTTTTCTACTTCTCATCCCAAGGATATTACTGCTGAAGTTATTTTAGCTATAAATAAGTGTCCTAATATCTGCAGCTATATCCATCTTCCGCTCCAGTCAGGAAGTTCCGCTGTTTTACAACGCATGAATCGTACTTATACAAGGGAATGGTATATCAATAAAGTAGATACGATCCGTTCTTTAATTCCGGGTTGCGGAATTTCGACAGATATAATCGCCGGTTTTTGCGGCGAAACGGAAGAAGAACATTTTGA
This genomic interval carries:
- the miaB gene encoding tRNA (N6-isopentenyl adenosine(37)-C2)-methylthiotransferase MiaB produces the protein MEETYRETLTIEPLALRDRLSLKASDENRQGEVYPEYSEEMKATPLHRKFYIESYGCQMNFSDSEIVASILMKDNFIPVEKFPDADLILINTCAIRESAEQKIRQRLTEFSKVKKKNPDALIGVLGCMAERLKSRLLEEEKIVDLVVGPDAYRDLPSLIARAEDGQKMVNVLLSREETYADISPVRLSSNGICAFISIMRGCNNMCSFCVVPLTRGRERSRDPYSIVKEAENLFDQGFREVTLLGQNVDSYSWKNEVTNESVTFAQLLMKVALIHSDLRVRFSTSHPKDITAEVILAINKCPNICSYIHLPLQSGSSAVLQRMNRTYTREWYINKVDTIRSLIPGCGISTDIIAGFCGETEEEHFETLEVMDYVQFDMGYMFKYSERPGTPAARKMKDDIPEQTKNFRLQQIVDLQHRIQVINNSREVGKQVRVLAEGYSKRSKEHLFGRSSENKVVVFPEGGFKKGDYVNVKILGYTSATLMGEAI